CTAGATTCACTGCAGCTTATAGTGTTCGACTATTATATTTCTCAGTGGGCGGGGTTAGCCGCATATTGGTTTTACAACCTATGAATGAGGAGTACGGAAATTTAATTGGGCCACTACAACGGTTAGCTTACAGAAGTGTAATTGCTGGGGTAGTTTTTATTTATTTTTTGAGTCCAAATCAAATTAGTTGTTTATCATTACCTCTAAGTTTAAAACTTGCAGCAGTATTTGTTACCCTGGTAGGGGGGTTAATTGCATGAGATGTAGTAAATTTACTTCACCGAGAAGAGAGTGTTACTAACATCCCGGAACTGGCTTTCGAGGCACAAGTTGGTTTCTACCCTTTAATTATGCATAAACTAATCCCAAAAGTTTGACTAAACATGGGGGAAATATATCAAATGCAGGTCATGGATCGGGGGTGGACGGAGCTAGCTTTACCGCAAGGTCTTGGAGGTAATTATAAGATTATAGCTGATAATGTTGTTAATGCACAGACATCGCTAATTAAAATATACATTGCAGTTATAGTAATAATAGGTGGTCTCATTTTAGGGATTATAATTTGCCTGTAGAAGAGATTATAATTCTTTTTTGGGAAAAAAACCCAGTAAAGTTGGGGGAAGCGCGGCTGCGCGCCTCTTGTCGAATGATAAATAATTTCTTCTCTCCAAAACTAAAGAATGAAAAGTGCTGTAGTACGCATTCACTTAGTATAAGGCTATTATTTTAGACTTCCAATCTGAGGGTCCACTAATAGGTGGAGTGAATAAATCATTTTATCGTTGTTTGGCGATGAGACACTACTTCTAAAATAGAGAAGAGGAGTGCAGTTAAAATCATGACAGCTACAATGAATATGCTTGACCCACGCTGATAAATGTCAAATAACATATATGATGGTTGTATATCATACACTAATCAAGGTTTTGTTTCACAAAGCGTTTCAATTGAGGGTGAAGAGATTATTGTAATAAGTATCACTCCGAAACTTGCTATTAAAGCTGACATGGT
This genomic stretch from Branchiostoma lanceolatum mitochondrion, complete genome harbors:
- the ND6 gene encoding NADH dehydrogenase subunit 6; protein product: MQMMLMFLLLLAAIMVIRATSPYYGALATAWLALLAALLLLDADIIFPAIILMLIYLGGMLVVFIYSTAYAADLMPLPINLTMSALMASFGVMLITMISSPSIETLCETKPWLVYDMQPSYMLFDIYQRGSSMFIVAVMILTALLFSILEVVSHRQTTMKWFIHSTY